The following proteins are encoded in a genomic region of Fervidobacterium pennivorans DSM 9078:
- a CDS encoding beta-galactosidase: protein MDIYGADYYPEHWDRSFWKKHVDLMKVYGIEWVRIGEFMWSVVEPRNGEFDFSLLDEAIELLSENGIKIILGTPTATPPAWLVSKYPEILPVDWNGRVRGFGSRRHYSPNSKAYLEYALRIVEQYASRYGDAIDVWQIDNEFGCHGTTYSFTNEDLVAFREWLKEKYGTIENLNKHWGTVFWSQTYNSWDEIVFPINTPTFENPHQMLDIYRFMSDSFIRFLKSQVEIIRKYSSKPITHNFMVDFMDLDYRRMARYVDFVSWDNYIATEEYDPLRQSANHSLMRSLKHQPFLVIEQQPARVNWRQVNENYEPEYLAMWTKQAYLNGAMGVMPFRFDQIRFGAEQYHAGLLDYYGRPTKRLEAYSKVKNQTPGVITPKPEVAIYFDYENEWIHRINHLNRNFKYWDAIVDIYKAVKNLGYNAEFVFNEDEVEGYNVLIVPYASYISEEFIEKIKKFEGPVYLTAMSSIKDKYNWLTERMPWHLVDEFGIEVVDFGGIKEEKGYLFSQCVTTLFWKDELEVLDAKVIGSFENGAPLVTVKNNRYYVASVLDENGWKLLLSENLRPRVLGKGYELVNVERDSRELTGVLNTLPTENKLYIDGSLHVLKPFEFRFVER from the coding sequence ATGGACATTTATGGTGCGGACTACTACCCAGAACATTGGGACAGGTCGTTTTGGAAAAAGCACGTGGATTTGATGAAGGTTTACGGCATTGAGTGGGTTAGGATAGGTGAATTTATGTGGAGTGTTGTAGAACCAAGGAATGGCGAGTTCGATTTTTCTTTACTTGACGAAGCGATAGAACTACTCTCTGAAAATGGTATCAAGATAATCTTGGGAACGCCGACTGCGACTCCTCCCGCTTGGCTTGTGAGTAAATATCCAGAAATCCTCCCAGTTGACTGGAATGGTAGAGTTAGGGGTTTCGGAAGTCGAAGGCATTACTCCCCGAACTCGAAAGCATATCTTGAATACGCCTTACGAATTGTTGAGCAATATGCATCCAGATATGGTGATGCAATTGATGTATGGCAAATTGATAACGAATTCGGATGTCATGGCACGACGTACAGCTTCACCAACGAAGACCTTGTTGCGTTTCGCGAATGGCTAAAAGAAAAGTATGGGACTATAGAGAATTTGAATAAACACTGGGGAACGGTGTTCTGGAGTCAAACATACAACAGCTGGGATGAGATTGTCTTTCCAATAAACACCCCAACATTTGAGAATCCCCACCAGATGCTCGACATCTATAGATTTATGTCTGACAGCTTCATCCGTTTCTTAAAAAGTCAGGTTGAAATAATCAGAAAGTATTCCTCGAAGCCTATAACTCACAACTTTATGGTAGATTTCATGGATTTGGACTATCGAAGAATGGCAAGATACGTTGATTTCGTTTCTTGGGATAATTATATAGCAACAGAAGAATACGACCCACTAAGACAGTCAGCAAATCATTCTTTAATGAGGTCTTTGAAACACCAACCATTTTTGGTTATCGAACAACAACCGGCAAGGGTGAATTGGAGGCAAGTTAACGAGAATTACGAACCCGAGTATCTTGCAATGTGGACTAAACAGGCGTATTTAAATGGGGCAATGGGTGTGATGCCGTTTCGTTTCGACCAGATTCGGTTCGGGGCTGAACAATACCATGCCGGGTTATTGGACTACTATGGAAGACCGACAAAACGGTTGGAAGCTTATTCAAAAGTGAAAAATCAAACACCGGGGGTCATTACTCCAAAACCCGAGGTTGCTATTTACTTTGACTACGAAAATGAGTGGATTCACAGAATAAACCATCTGAATCGAAACTTTAAGTATTGGGATGCAATTGTAGATATTTACAAAGCTGTTAAGAACCTTGGATACAATGCAGAGTTCGTGTTTAATGAAGATGAGGTTGAAGGGTACAATGTATTGATAGTTCCTTATGCTTCTTATATTTCTGAGGAATTCATTGAGAAAATCAAAAAATTTGAAGGTCCAGTGTATCTCACGGCAATGTCATCTATAAAGGACAAGTATAATTGGCTAACTGAGAGAATGCCATGGCATCTTGTTGATGAATTCGGGATTGAAGTAGTTGATTTTGGTGGAATCAAGGAAGAAAAAGGGTATCTCTTTTCTCAATGTGTTACAACTTTATTCTGGAAAGATGAGCTCGAAGTTTTGGATGCGAAAGTCATCGGCAGTTTCGAGAATGGAGCCCCGCTTGTAACAGTTAAAAACAACCGCTATTATGTAGCTTCTGTCCTTGATGAGAATGGTTGGAAATTATTACTGTCAGAAAATCTGAGACCCAGGGTCTTAGGTAAAGGATACGAGTTGGTGAATGTAGAACGAGATAGTAGAGAACTAACAGGTGTTCTGAACACATTACCAACTGAGAACAAGTTGTATATTGATGGAAGCTTACATGTTTTGAAACCATTCGAATTTAGGTTCGTTGAAAGATAG
- a CDS encoding MFS transporter: MARVMNPYRALKNKHYRNFWSAQSISLIGTWIDTTLRGWVAVNLFSEDKAAGFIGLIAFLKGFPSVFFSPIAGVLIDWFGPKTILLYTQLLDAANAFFMAYLVWKGLLNPFFLLFLSLMMGITSGFYLPSRNTFISNIVPKDMLPNALALHSMIFNVARMVGPTIAGFVVELYGLEFGFIVNAISFLPLIVVLLLIPDNHAKIYGNVSFKKFFEDLMEGVRYVSTNSVLINTFVGLTMYSLFGMPFGMLMQAFVKSVVKSDILGYGLIMGMMGVGAFIGANIVASINPERLIKLREDFLLVVIGTSILIASIKPALTPYAAFLIGACQSSFFNITNSRTQLLSPSNMKGRTISLYSFVNNGGSPTGTFILGMLGNFVGIKNVYILSGLILLFFAISRLFLLVNLSKQPKNFQ, from the coding sequence ATGGCAAGGGTCATGAATCCGTATCGAGCTCTTAAAAACAAACACTATCGGAATTTTTGGTCTGCCCAAAGCATTTCTTTAATTGGCACATGGATAGATACAACGCTAAGAGGCTGGGTGGCTGTTAACTTGTTTTCAGAGGACAAGGCCGCAGGTTTCATAGGGCTTATAGCTTTCCTTAAAGGTTTCCCGTCGGTTTTCTTTTCACCGATCGCTGGTGTTTTGATAGACTGGTTCGGACCCAAAACGATACTGCTTTACACCCAGCTTTTGGATGCTGCTAACGCGTTTTTCATGGCTTACCTTGTTTGGAAGGGTCTGTTAAATCCTTTCTTTCTACTTTTCCTCAGTCTTATGATGGGTATTACGAGCGGTTTTTACCTTCCTTCTAGGAACACATTTATATCAAACATCGTTCCGAAAGACATGCTTCCAAATGCACTTGCGTTACACTCAATGATTTTTAACGTTGCAAGGATGGTAGGACCAACAATTGCGGGTTTTGTTGTAGAGTTGTATGGTTTGGAGTTTGGGTTCATAGTCAACGCTATTTCATTTCTACCATTGATAGTTGTACTGTTATTGATTCCAGACAATCACGCTAAAATTTACGGTAATGTGAGTTTTAAAAAGTTCTTTGAAGACCTTATGGAAGGTGTCCGTTATGTATCAACAAATTCTGTATTGATTAATACATTCGTAGGGCTAACGATGTATTCTCTTTTCGGCATGCCATTTGGCATGTTGATGCAGGCTTTTGTCAAAAGTGTTGTGAAATCAGATATACTTGGTTACGGACTGATTATGGGAATGATGGGTGTAGGTGCTTTTATCGGTGCTAACATAGTAGCGTCTATTAATCCCGAACGTTTGATAAAGCTAAGAGAAGATTTTTTGTTGGTTGTAATCGGAACAAGCATTCTGATTGCTTCCATCAAACCTGCTTTGACACCTTACGCAGCATTCTTGATAGGTGCTTGCCAGTCTTCGTTCTTTAACATCACAAATAGTAGAACGCAGTTGTTATCTCCTTCAAATATGAAAGGTAGAACAATATCTCTGTATTCGTTTGTCAACAATGGCGGTTCACCAACTGGAACCTTTATCTTGGGAATGTTGGGCAATTTCGTAGGGATTAAAAACGTCTACATCCTCTCAGGTCTAATATTGCTCTTCTTTGCGATTTCAAGACTCTTTCTGTTAGTCAACCTTTCGAAACAGCCAAAAAATTTCCAATAA
- a CDS encoding adenosylcobalamin-dependent ribonucleoside-diphosphate reductase has product MSIVYSTLNKFIDYWKDVEPSKNAYKILSERYFLKTPSGEYLETKWADICRRVARVIATAELVNNPAMESKSDSEKLDEVKSWEETFYNFLLSRIFIPNSPTLFNAGMGVRHELLWKPIEQMTLEDYWEIYNSRNHLHMLSACFVVPVEDSIEGIFDAVKEYALITKAGGGIGSNFSRLRPKGSFVAGTHGQASGPVSFMHVFNSAVGVVEQGYRRRGALMGILNIDHPDIEEFITAKEGNDGEKVLKFFNISVGITMPREELLRLYMEDGEIELKHPKCNTTKKVKVRELLKKMAKNAWKTGDPGLAFLSEMNKYYAMYPEMVIESTNPCGEIGLAPYEACNLGSIDVAKFYLDGQFNWEAFGEATRLAVRFLDNVIDVNVFPLEKITRAVKDSRRIGLGIMGFADLLYLLDIPYDSPEGRQFAADMTAYMAIQGHSESNRLAQEKGNFPLFEKSRYYREEGFAPFAMGMSKFDDELRQVLSESKYGKRNVAVLTIAPTGSISNIADTSSGLEPNFLLAYVRYMNKHDGGKEALFYVNRVLEQKLDKEILEKIKERLVEKGSLKDLPEVPEHIKRVFVTAMDISPMDHLLMQDAFQRYVDNNISKTINMPNSATEEDVLNIYLEALKLNIRGLTIYRDGSLQTQVLTSAKNLKTKDAPKVQFFVLDEKHKLRPKPRKDTLRSVTRKFKTDSGTTYITVSFDDNGEAVEIFLSNGTELAEAIGRLSSIALRAGVSAEEILEQLRKVKGTYTPALAKEIKSAIDDFVELWGETPAETIDTFVIDGTAKTAEEIEKFVTANGLQWAEGYYIDADGNTYCPSCLSKNSIIKQEGCTSCRKCGWSKCS; this is encoded by the coding sequence ATGTCCATTGTTTATAGTACATTGAATAAGTTTATCGACTATTGGAAAGATGTTGAACCATCAAAAAATGCCTACAAAATACTTTCTGAGCGGTATTTTTTAAAAACTCCTTCTGGTGAGTATCTTGAGACCAAGTGGGCTGATATTTGTCGTAGGGTTGCACGCGTAATTGCAACGGCGGAATTGGTGAACAATCCCGCCATGGAAAGTAAAAGTGACAGCGAGAAACTGGATGAAGTTAAATCCTGGGAAGAAACATTCTATAACTTTTTACTCTCAAGGATATTCATTCCAAACAGTCCTACTTTGTTTAACGCCGGTATGGGAGTCAGGCACGAACTACTGTGGAAACCTATTGAACAAATGACGCTTGAAGATTACTGGGAAATATATAATTCAAGAAACCATCTCCATATGCTTTCCGCATGTTTTGTTGTTCCAGTTGAAGATAGTATAGAGGGTATATTCGATGCGGTTAAAGAATACGCACTAATTACCAAAGCTGGTGGTGGTATCGGCAGTAACTTCTCGAGGTTGAGACCCAAAGGAAGTTTTGTTGCGGGAACACATGGGCAAGCAAGTGGTCCTGTTTCATTCATGCATGTTTTCAACTCAGCAGTTGGTGTTGTCGAACAAGGCTATAGAAGACGTGGTGCTCTGATGGGAATTTTGAATATCGACCATCCAGACATCGAGGAATTTATCACTGCAAAAGAAGGTAACGATGGAGAGAAAGTATTAAAATTCTTCAACATATCGGTTGGAATAACGATGCCCAGGGAAGAGCTGTTGAGGCTCTACATGGAAGACGGAGAAATTGAACTGAAGCACCCAAAATGTAATACTACAAAAAAAGTAAAGGTCCGAGAGCTACTTAAGAAAATGGCTAAAAATGCTTGGAAAACAGGAGACCCAGGGTTAGCATTCCTAAGCGAGATGAACAAATACTACGCTATGTATCCAGAAATGGTTATTGAGAGTACCAATCCATGTGGTGAAATTGGACTTGCACCATACGAAGCTTGTAACTTGGGTTCAATCGACGTTGCGAAGTTCTATCTGGATGGTCAATTTAATTGGGAGGCATTTGGTGAGGCAACGAGACTGGCAGTTAGGTTCCTTGACAACGTTATAGATGTCAACGTCTTTCCACTGGAAAAAATAACAAGGGCAGTAAAAGATAGCAGAAGAATAGGTCTTGGTATCATGGGATTTGCAGACTTACTCTACTTATTAGACATCCCGTATGATTCTCCAGAAGGAAGGCAATTTGCAGCGGATATGACTGCATACATGGCGATACAAGGTCATAGTGAATCTAACAGGTTGGCACAAGAAAAGGGCAACTTCCCGTTGTTTGAGAAAAGTAGATACTATCGCGAAGAAGGTTTCGCACCATTTGCAATGGGAATGAGCAAATTTGACGATGAGTTAAGACAAGTTCTTTCTGAATCAAAGTACGGTAAGCGTAACGTTGCAGTCTTAACTATAGCCCCAACTGGTTCAATTTCAAACATCGCAGACACAAGTAGCGGATTGGAACCAAACTTCCTCCTTGCGTATGTCAGGTACATGAACAAACACGATGGTGGAAAAGAAGCGTTGTTCTACGTCAACAGAGTCCTTGAACAAAAGCTTGATAAGGAGATATTAGAAAAAATTAAAGAAAGGTTAGTAGAAAAAGGTTCTCTCAAAGATTTACCCGAAGTGCCAGAACACATTAAAAGAGTTTTCGTCACCGCAATGGATATATCACCTATGGACCATTTGTTAATGCAGGATGCGTTCCAAAGGTATGTTGATAACAACATTTCAAAGACGATAAATATGCCAAATAGTGCTACTGAAGAAGATGTTTTGAACATATACCTCGAAGCACTGAAACTGAACATCCGTGGATTGACCATATACCGCGATGGTTCATTGCAAACGCAAGTACTTACCTCAGCAAAGAACTTGAAAACAAAAGATGCACCAAAGGTTCAATTCTTTGTGCTTGATGAAAAGCACAAACTGAGACCTAAACCGAGGAAGGATACGCTGAGAAGTGTCACAAGGAAGTTCAAAACCGATTCAGGCACCACATACATCACAGTTAGCTTCGATGATAACGGGGAAGCTGTTGAAATATTCTTGTCCAATGGAACTGAACTTGCGGAAGCGATTGGAAGACTTAGTTCAATTGCCTTGAGAGCGGGAGTATCAGCCGAGGAAATTCTTGAGCAATTAAGAAAGGTCAAAGGCACATATACTCCTGCTCTGGCAAAAGAAATTAAGAGCGCCATCGATGACTTTGTTGAACTTTGGGGTGAAACTCCAGCAGAAACTATCGATACATTCGTGATAGATGGAACCGCAAAAACAGCTGAAGAAATTGAGAAATTCGTTACTGCAAACGGGTTACAATGGGCTGAAGGATATTACATCGATGCGGATGGTAACACGTATTGTCCATCGTGTCTCTCGAAAAATAGTATTATCAAACAAGAAGGATGCACAAGTTGTAGAAAATGTGGCTGGAGCAAGTGTAGCTGA
- a CDS encoding redox-sensing transcriptional repressor Rex, producing MKIPKPTVRRLGLYYRCLARYKEEGVNFVSSQDIADRLNIKPSQVRKDLSYFGEFGKRGLGYNVSKLISEIARIIGVNKEWNVAIIGAGNLGSALANYPGLAKHKFNVVAMFDNDRQKVGKKIAGIPVFHISELNQKVKELNIEMAVIAVPESAAQYVAELVEESGIKGIVNFSPIKLRTNIPVEDVDITLSFETLAYMILKNSPVNIQQEEQV from the coding sequence ATGAAAATACCAAAACCAACGGTCAGAAGGTTAGGACTCTATTATCGTTGTTTAGCAAGGTATAAAGAAGAAGGTGTGAACTTTGTATCTTCGCAAGATATAGCGGACAGGTTGAACATTAAACCAAGTCAGGTTAGAAAGGATTTGTCATACTTTGGTGAATTTGGTAAGCGTGGACTTGGTTACAATGTGAGCAAGTTGATTTCGGAAATAGCGCGCATCATTGGTGTGAATAAAGAATGGAACGTCGCGATTATAGGTGCTGGAAATCTGGGTAGTGCGCTTGCAAATTATCCTGGACTTGCGAAGCATAAATTTAATGTAGTTGCTATGTTTGATAACGACAGGCAGAAAGTTGGTAAAAAGATAGCTGGAATACCTGTTTTCCATATCAGCGAACTGAATCAGAAAGTCAAAGAGCTTAACATCGAAATGGCTGTTATCGCTGTTCCTGAAAGTGCCGCTCAATACGTTGCAGAACTGGTTGAAGAGTCTGGTATAAAAGGAATTGTGAACTTTTCGCCAATAAAGCTAAGGACCAATATACCGGTTGAAGATGTTGATATAACGCTCTCGTTTGAAACATTGGCATACATGATATTAAAGAACTCACCTGTGAATATTCAACAAGAAGAGCAAGTCTGA
- a CDS encoding DDE-type integrase/transposase/recombinase, whose product MNNSTLSCPKCGSTSLYKNGHDKYGNQQFLCKLCHHSFKLSHSHKRKNFSFPYPKCTSCGKSMQIYKVRRSFVVFRCRACRTKDRVPFNLPEPVTLIPEKFKYFRFPIFFVLKAFVLYMKHNMSYRSLAHSLNIKVSHVTIYKWVIKLCTLFSVLFPTFTIENVFSVHADETVLVFKEQKYYVWLLVDHETNLILCWHVSKYRDMGQVKVLLEKFFGNSKPRNIELITDGLGAYESAVKLLFRNINHVVVPLGKNNQCESKFSLLKDFFRLKRGLKNTKNLAKYIQGFCVVKNLWKTHNGNINCILSHLHSFITTS is encoded by the coding sequence ATGAACAACTCAACGCTCTCTTGTCCAAAATGCGGTTCCACCAGCTTATACAAAAACGGTCATGACAAATACGGTAACCAACAATTCCTTTGCAAACTCTGCCATCATTCTTTCAAACTCTCCCATTCTCACAAACGCAAAAACTTCTCTTTCCCTTATCCCAAATGCACTTCTTGTGGTAAATCTATGCAAATTTACAAAGTCCGTCGCTCTTTCGTTGTCTTCCGTTGTAGAGCTTGTCGTACCAAAGATAGAGTACCTTTTAACCTCCCCGAACCAGTCACCCTTATTCCTGAGAAATTTAAATATTTCCGCTTCCCTATCTTTTTCGTCTTAAAGGCTTTTGTTTTGTATATGAAACACAATATGTCTTATCGCTCTCTTGCTCATTCTCTTAATATCAAAGTATCTCATGTCACCATATACAAATGGGTTATTAAATTGTGTACTTTATTCTCTGTACTTTTTCCAACATTTACCATCGAAAATGTTTTCTCAGTTCATGCTGATGAAACTGTTCTTGTGTTCAAAGAACAAAAGTACTATGTTTGGCTATTAGTTGATCACGAAACTAACTTAATTCTTTGTTGGCATGTCTCAAAGTATCGTGATATGGGACAAGTCAAAGTATTGCTCGAGAAGTTCTTTGGTAATTCAAAACCTAGAAACATTGAACTTATTACTGATGGACTTGGTGCATATGAAAGTGCAGTAAAGCTGTTGTTCAGAAATATCAATCACGTAGTGGTACCGCTCGGTAAAAACAATCAATGTGAATCTAAGTTTTCATTGTTGAAAGACTTTTTCCGACTCAAGCGAGGGCTGAAGAATACGAAGAATTTAGCAAAATACATTCAAGGCTTTTGTGTAGTGAAGAATCTTTGGAAAACACACAATGGCAATATCAATTGCATTCTTTCACACTTACACTCTTTCATCACTACAAGTTAA
- a CDS encoding transposase has translation MYFILCTFPTFTIENVFSVHADETVLVFKEQKYYVWLLVDHETNLILCWHVSKYRDMGQVKVLLEKFFGNSKPRNIELITDGLGAYESAVKLLFRNINHVVVPLGKNNQCESKFSLLKDFFRLKRGLKNTKNLAKYIQGFCVVKNLWKTHNGNINRILSQLHSFITTS, from the coding sequence GTGTACTTTATTCTCTGTACTTTTCCAACATTTACCATCGAAAATGTTTTCTCAGTTCATGCTGATGAAACTGTTCTTGTGTTCAAAGAACAAAAGTACTATGTTTGGCTATTAGTTGATCACGAAACTAACTTAATTCTTTGTTGGCATGTCTCAAAGTATCGTGATATGGGACAAGTCAAAGTATTGCTCGAGAAGTTCTTTGGTAATTCAAAACCTAGAAACATTGAACTTATTACTGATGGACTTGGTGCATATGAAAGTGCAGTAAAGCTGTTGTTCAGAAATATCAATCACGTAGTGGTACCGCTCGGTAAAAACAATCAATGTGAATCTAAGTTTTCATTGTTGAAAGACTTTTTCCGACTCAAGCGAGGGCTGAAGAATACGAAGAACTTAGCGAAATATATTCAAGGATTTTGTGTAGTGAAGAATCTTTGGAAAACGCACAATGGCAATATCAATCGCATTCTTTCACAATTACACTCTTTCATCACTACAAGTTAA
- a CDS encoding lactate utilization protein: MREELYLWKYKALAERLAKEMKRRHFEVHIVNSKEELLKKVRELVPEGSTVANGGSLTLIENGVLDIFRNGKYVYYDRYAAKIPEERKELELKAFTVDYYLSGANAITEDGRLVFLDGNGNRVAAIVFGPKNVIIISSVNKVVKDIEDARERLRFISPMNSKRLNLSTPCVQKGFCYDCTSSDRICNYLVVVESSARIPGRIKVILTTFETGL, from the coding sequence ATGCGTGAAGAACTTTACCTTTGGAAGTATAAAGCACTTGCCGAAAGACTAGCCAAAGAAATGAAAAGGAGGCATTTTGAAGTTCACATTGTTAATTCCAAAGAAGAACTACTAAAAAAAGTTCGCGAACTTGTGCCTGAAGGTTCGACAGTTGCAAATGGTGGGTCGTTGACGTTGATTGAAAATGGTGTTTTGGATATCTTCAGAAACGGTAAATACGTATACTACGACAGGTACGCAGCGAAAATACCCGAAGAGCGTAAAGAGCTTGAATTAAAAGCTTTTACAGTTGATTACTATCTCTCAGGCGCTAACGCTATCACGGAAGATGGAAGACTTGTATTCCTGGATGGTAATGGAAATAGAGTAGCAGCGATTGTTTTTGGACCGAAAAATGTAATAATTATTTCCAGTGTGAACAAGGTAGTAAAGGATATAGAAGATGCACGTGAGAGACTAAGGTTTATCTCACCAATGAACAGTAAGCGACTTAACTTGTCAACTCCATGTGTTCAGAAAGGATTTTGCTATGACTGCACCAGTTCAGATAGAATTTGCAACTACCTTGTCGTTGTTGAATCTTCCGCGAGAATCCCCGGTAGAATTAAAGTAATATTAACAACTTTTGAAACGGGTCTTTGA
- a CDS encoding NAD(P)H-dependent oxidoreductase subunit E, producing the protein MNNSKSDETKLVVYVCLGSSCHLKGAYKIVEKLKESLIDSRIELRGSLCMGNCSEGVNVRFGNERVGNVSLLNVENLIEKIKESLKVINESEESR; encoded by the coding sequence ATGAACAATTCAAAAAGTGATGAAACTAAACTTGTAGTTTACGTATGCTTAGGAAGTTCATGCCATCTAAAAGGTGCGTACAAGATAGTTGAGAAGCTCAAAGAATCTCTTATAGACTCACGTATTGAACTACGTGGGAGTCTTTGCATGGGCAATTGTTCGGAAGGGGTTAATGTAAGGTTTGGTAATGAACGTGTTGGAAATGTAAGCTTATTAAACGTGGAAAACTTGATTGAGAAAATCAAGGAAAGTCTCAAGGTGATAAATGAAAGCGAAGAAAGTAGGTGA
- a CDS encoding [Fe-Fe] hydrogenase large subunit C-terminal domain-containing protein, with protein sequence MKAKKVGEKAMITITRSRYILSDKANCTYCYKCLRNCPVKAISFKQGESFVIEEECVLCGTCVNICPQNAKQYRNDVENFLSLVRKPFILSIAPSFYAYFKEPFKVLSLLKQLGCVYISETSIGAEYVSAEYAKIFSHSNKPLITTACPVVVELVEKYFPEYADYLFKVKSPASVHAEFLKHMFGNLPKVFVSPCIAKKKELEDVFDVVLTFEEFENGLEKIFHESNNTTKGIATLLENMPQTYPDPPHPIRARFYPSSKGVVDSAAAYVGENFPYYVLEGVENIIDFFKTFNGFNEKILIEASACVGGCINGPTMKKEDNILLRHSRLQKAIRILESLNVKKVDRFSVPFDLKRSLKIRKVEYNIPESEVERIFAEMGKTDPEKILDCTGCGYETCRDKAVAIAVGKAEKEMCFAYLVEKVSSVSNLVVEETPNAIVIFKDSKILYINNAAGILFANYPEDMIISICQRAKESSNKIHELYINSRKVYLYPKVFDLPDDGGIVVLFVDLTEMVQQREHMNELRRRTIEKIDEVLNEQMKLAQDIASLLGESIAETKSRFAEFKKFLGEENVDN encoded by the coding sequence ATGAAAGCGAAGAAAGTAGGTGAAAAAGCAATGATAACAATCACAAGAAGCAGGTATATATTATCTGATAAGGCTAACTGTACGTATTGTTACAAATGCCTCAGGAATTGTCCAGTCAAAGCTATTAGCTTCAAACAAGGTGAATCGTTTGTTATTGAAGAGGAATGTGTGCTTTGCGGCACTTGTGTCAATATATGTCCGCAAAATGCGAAGCAATACAGAAATGATGTCGAGAACTTCTTAAGTCTTGTGAGGAAACCTTTTATTTTGTCAATAGCTCCTTCTTTCTACGCTTATTTCAAAGAACCTTTTAAAGTCTTGTCCTTGCTTAAACAGTTAGGCTGCGTGTATATCTCTGAAACCTCTATTGGAGCAGAATACGTGTCAGCAGAGTATGCTAAGATATTTTCACATAGCAATAAACCTCTAATCACAACGGCGTGTCCTGTTGTTGTTGAACTCGTTGAAAAGTATTTTCCAGAATATGCTGATTATCTGTTTAAAGTTAAGTCCCCTGCAAGCGTTCATGCAGAGTTCCTGAAACATATGTTCGGAAATTTGCCAAAAGTTTTTGTTAGTCCGTGCATTGCGAAAAAGAAGGAACTTGAGGATGTGTTTGATGTAGTCTTGACTTTCGAAGAATTCGAAAATGGATTAGAAAAAATCTTTCACGAGAGTAACAATACTACCAAAGGGATAGCCACTTTGTTAGAAAATATGCCGCAAACTTATCCAGACCCGCCACATCCAATCAGAGCGAGGTTTTATCCATCCTCCAAAGGAGTTGTTGATTCAGCTGCTGCATATGTTGGAGAAAATTTCCCATATTACGTGCTTGAAGGTGTTGAAAACATAATAGATTTCTTTAAGACGTTCAATGGTTTCAATGAAAAGATACTTATAGAAGCATCTGCATGTGTCGGGGGCTGTATTAACGGTCCCACTATGAAAAAGGAAGACAACATATTATTAAGACATTCAAGGCTTCAAAAAGCTATTCGAATTTTAGAAAGTCTAAATGTAAAAAAGGTGGATAGGTTTTCGGTTCCCTTTGATCTGAAACGTTCTTTGAAAATACGAAAGGTCGAATACAATATACCTGAGTCAGAAGTTGAACGTATTTTTGCAGAGATGGGAAAGACGGATCCTGAAAAGATATTAGACTGTACCGGCTGTGGATATGAAACGTGTCGTGACAAAGCAGTTGCTATTGCCGTTGGTAAGGCAGAAAAAGAAATGTGTTTTGCATATTTAGTTGAAAAGGTTTCCTCTGTGAGTAACCTTGTTGTTGAGGAAACACCAAATGCAATTGTGATATTCAAAGATTCAAAAATTCTGTATATAAACAATGCAGCAGGGATTCTGTTTGCGAATTATCCGGAAGATATGATTATCAGTATTTGCCAAAGGGCAAAAGAAAGCTCAAACAAAATACATGAGCTTTATATTAATTCAAGAAAGGTCTATCTGTATCCGAAGGTTTTTGACTTACCAGACGATGGAGGCATAGTTGTTCTATTTGTAGACCTTACGGAGATGGTCCAACAAAGAGAACACATGAACGAGCTGAGAAGACGAACTATTGAAAAAATAGATGAAGTTTTGAACGAGCAAATGAAATTGGCTCAAGACATAGCAAGTTTGCTTGGCGAATCGATAGCGGAAACAAAATCTAGGTTCGCAGAATTCAAGAAATTCCTGGGGGAAGAAAATGTTGACAACTGA